Genomic window (Mycoplasma leachii PG50):
CCTTCTTCTTTTAAAATTCTTGCTATTTCTAATTTTACTTTGCTAGATGGAACACTTACAGTTTTTAAGTATCTTTGATTAGCATTTCTAATTCTAGTTAGCATATCTGCAATAACATCTGTTGTCATACTTTTGAATCTTCTCTCTTTCTATCATGAAGCTTTTTTAATACCAGGAATTTGTCCTTCATAAGCAAATTTTCTAAAACATAAACGGCAGATTCCAAATTTCTTTAACACAGCATGAGGTCTTCCACAATGATTACAACGTGTATAATTTCTAACATTAAACTTTTGATGTTTAGCTTGTTTAACTTTTAATGATTTTTTAGCCATTATAATATCTCCCTTGTTCTATTTTTCAAATGGCATTCCTATTTTTTGTAGTAATGCAAATGCTTCTTTATTTGTTTTAGCAGAAGTTACAATAGTAATATCCATACCACGTAATCTAATAACTTTATCATAATCTACTTCTGGAAAAATAATTTGTTCTTTAATTCCAGTTGTAAAGTTTCCAAACCCATCAAATGAAGTTTTTGAAACTCCTCTAAAGTCACGTACTCTTGGTAAAGCAACATTAATTAACTTATCTAAAAAGTCATACATCTTTTTACCTCTTAAAGTAACTTTAGCACCAATTGCCATACCTTCTCTTAATTTAAATACAGCTAATGATTTTTTAGCTTTTGTAACAATTGGTTTTTGTCCAGATAATTTTTCTAGTTCAGATATAGCTGCATCTAATTTTTTAGGATCTGTTGTAGCATCTCCTATTCCCATGTTAATTACAATTTTTTGGATTTTTGGAACTTGCATTATTGATTTGTAATTTAATTCTTTAAATAATTCAGGAACAATTTGATCTTTGTATTTAATTTCTAATCTTGATTTCATACTAATTTATTTCCTTTCTTATTTAGCTGTTTTAATTTGAGTTTTAGATTTTCTAGCTATACGAACTTTTTTACCATCAATAATTTCAAATCCGACTTTTGTAACTTGATCTTTATTTTTTGGGTCTTGTAATGCAACATTTGATATATGAAGTTTTGCAGGAATATCTTTTATTCCACCTTCACTATCTTCATTAGTTGGCTTAACGTGTTTTTTAACTGTTATACCTTGAACTGAAACTCATTGTTTATCTTTTGTAATTGAAGTAATTGGTCCAATTTGTCCTTTGTGTGAACCAGCGATTACTTTAACTACATCACCTTTTAAAATTCTTGACTTTGCCATAAACTGGTTCCTCCTATAATACTTCTGGAGCTAAAGATGCAATTTTTGCAAATCCAGCTTCTTTAATTTCACGTGCAATTGGACCAAAAATACGAGTTCCACGTGGTGTTTTATCTTCTTTAATTAATACTGCTGCATTTTCTGAGAATTTAATATAAGTACCATCTTCTCTTCTTAATTCACGAGTAGTTCTAACAATTACTGCTTTTACAACTTGACCTTTTTTAATAATTGCACCTGGAGTTGCAGAAATTACTGAGCAAATAATAATATCACCAATGCCTGAAAATTTTCTAACTGAACCACCTAGATTACGAATAACACGAACTTCTTTAGCACCTGAGTTATCTGCTACTTTTAATTTAGATAATGTTTGAATCATATTTTTTATCTCCTATTATAAAGTTGCTTTTTCAATAACTCTAACTAATCTAAAGTTTTTAGTTTTTGATAAAGGACGTGTTTCCATAATTTCAACTTTATCACCCATTTGAGCAACTTGGTTTTCATCATGTGCTTTATATTTTTTAGAATATTTAACTCTTTTTTTATAAATTGGGTGGTTTTTGTAAGTTTCAACTAATACAGTAATAGTTTTATCCATTTTATCTGATACAACCTTACCAATTAGTACTCTTCTACTATTTCTTTGCATTATTTAGTTTCTCCTTTAGTATCAGGTTCAACAGTTTCTTGTTCAGCTGCTTGCATTGCTTTTTGAATATCAGCTTCATTTAACTCAGTTTGGTTTTGTTGACCATATTGCTCTTCTAAGAATTTTCTTTGTTTTGCTCTAACTTCTTTTCCAGCTTTTTCTGCTTCTTCAACAGCTTTGTTGTAATCTGCTTTAATAACTTTATTAGTGTTTTCTCCACTTAAACGTTTTTCTGATAATGCTAATTCAATTCTTGCAATTTCTTTTTTAATTTCTTTAATACGGTGAGTTTGTTCTAAACTTCCAACTGCTGCTTGGAATTTTAAAGCAAATAATTCAGCTCTTTTTGATTCATTTGTTTTAATTAACTCATCAACAGATAGATTTCTTAGATCTAACATTTTTGATTTAGACATTAATTTTCACCTCTTTTAACAAATTTACAACGAATTGGTAATTTATGCATTGCTAGTCTTAAAGCTTCTCTAGCTACTTGCTCATTAACTTGAGCAATTTCAAACATAATTGTTCCTTTTTTAACTACTGCTACTCACTTTTCAGGATTTCCTTTTCCTGATCCCATACGAACTTCAGCAGGTTTTTTAGTCATTGCCATATGTGGGAAAATTCTCATTCAAATTTTTCCATCACGTTTCATATAACGTGTCATAGCAATACGTGCGGCTTCTATTTGATGATTATCAATTCACGCACCATCTAAAGCCATTAAACCAAATTCACCAAAGTTAATTTCTTTAGCTCCTTTTGCTTTTCCTTCATAACTAACTCTATGAGGTTTACGATATTTTGTTCTTTTTGGTTGTAACATAACTATCTTTTTCCTCCTTTATTAGTTCTTGGTTTTGCCATTATTTGTGAATTATTCATTCTTTCTTTTTTAAATACTTCACCATGATTAATTCATACTTTAACTCCAATTTGACCATATGTTGTTGGAGCTTCATATAAAGCATAATCAATATTATTTCTTAAAGTTGAAAGTGGTACTGAACCTTCTAAATATCCTTCAGTACGAGCCATTTCAACTCCACCTAATCTTCCACTTACAGCAGTTTTAATTCCTTTAACTCCAGCTTTTAAAGCTTTTTTAATAGCTAATTTTTGAACTGTTCTAAATGAAGCACGGTTTGAAATTTGTTCACCAATTCATCTAGCAACTAAAGTTGCATCTGCATCAGGACTTTTAATTTCAATAACTCTAACATTAACAATTAATTTTTTATTTTTAACAGTTTTTCTAACAGCTAAAACAATTTTTTCGATGTTTTTACCTTCTTGACCTAAAACGATAGCTGGACGAGCAGTTTTGATAAATAAGGTTAGATCTTTTGTAGTTCTCTCAATATCAATTTTTGAAACAGCTGCATCTTTTAATAATTTAAATAAAGCAGTACGAATTTTGATATCTTGATCTAATCATTTAACATATTGATCTTTTTCAGCATATCATCTGTTTTCTCAATCTCTAACGATTCCTAAACGTAAAACGTTTGGTGATACTTTTTGTCCCATTTCCTAACTATCCTTTCTTATTTTTCATCACTAACTACAATCACAACATGACTAGTTCTTTTAAAAATTTCATATGCTCTACCATGAGCTCTAGGTCTAAAACGTTTTAAAGTTGGTCCTTCATTAACAAAAATTGTTTTAACATATAACTTATCTGCTTCCATACCATTATTATTAACAGCATTAGCAACTGCTGAATTTAATAATTTTAAAATTGGTTCAGCAGCATCTTTGTTTAGATTTTTTAAAGTAGCAACTGCAACTGATACAGCTTTGTTTCTGATTGTATCTGCAACTAATCTCATTTTTCTAGGAGAGATACGAATCATACTTAATTTTGCTTTTGCTTCCATTGTTTAATTCTTATCCTTCCTATTATTTTTTCTTACCTTTGTCATCACCATGACCACCGAATTTACGAGTTGGAGCAAATTCACCTAATTTATTTCCAACCATATCTTCAGTAATATAAACTGGAATAAATTCTTTTCCATTATAAACACCAAATGTTTTACCGATGAATTCAGGGAAAATAGTTGATCTACGTGATCAAGTTTTAATTACTTCACCATCTTTTGCTGCTGTAACTTTTTTAAACAAACTTTCATCAACAAAAGGTCCTTTTTTTAATGATCTTGCCATATTATCTTCTATTCTCCTTTCTTATTTTTTATTACTACGTTTTCTTACAATTAGTTTTTCTGAAGTTTTTTTAGTGTTTCTTGTTTTTACACCTAAAGCTTTCTTACCTCATGGAGTAACTGGAGACTTACGACCAATTGGAGCACGTCCTTCTCCTCCACCATGTGGGTGATCGTTTGGATTCATTACAGAACCTCTAACAGTTGGACGAATACCTCTTCATCTATTACGTCCTGCTTTTCCTCAGTTAACTAAATTGTATTCTTCGTTTCCTACTTCACCGATTGTTGCATAACATTCAGATAAAACTTTTCTAACTTCTCCAGATGATAAACGTAAAGTTACATATCTTCCATCATCATCTTTTCCTAAAAGTTGAACTGATGAACCAGCACTTCTTGCAATTTGTCCACCTTTTCCAGGTTTTAGTTCTACATTATGAAGTAAAGTTCCTTCAGGAATATTTTTTAATGGTGCTGAATTACCAACTTTAATATCAGCATTTTCACTAGCAACCACTTTCATTCCTACTTGCATTCCTTTTGCAAATAAGATATAACGTTTTTCTCCATCTACATAATTTACTAAACAAATAAATGCATTTCTATTTGGATCATATTCAATTGTTGAAATTGTTCCAAAAATATCTCTTTTATTTCTTTTAAAATCAATAATACGGTATTTTTGTTTGTGTCCTCCACCTTTATGGCGAGTAGTAATTAATCCGCGATTATTTCTTCCGGCTTTAGAGCTTTTAGAAACAACTAATGACTTTTCAGGATTATTTTTTGTTGTTAAAACAGCTGAATAGTCAATTGTAGTCATATTTCTACGACCATTAGTTGTTGACTTATACTTTTTAATTGCCATATTTTTCCCTTTCTGTTTTGATGCGCTTATAATAATTTATCCGGGTCGATTTTTCTATAAGTCGCTTAGCACGTCTAATTTTTGACCTTCTTTTAATGTAATGATTGCTTTTTTATATGATGGTTTTTTACCAACATATTTTCCTAATCTTTTTTCTTTAGCATCATAATTAATAGTTCTAACTGATTCAACTTTTACTTCAAAGATTTCTTCAAAAGTTTTTTTAATTTGAACTTTATTAGCTTTTTTGTCAACTAAGAATGTATACACATTATCTTTATGACCAGCAAATGTTTTTTCAGTCAATACTGGTTTTTTTAATACTTCAGTTATGTGCATTATGCGTATACCTCCTCAACTGCAACAGCAGCTTCTTCTGTAATTAGTAATTTAGTAGCATTTAATAAATCAAACACATTTAGTTGGTTAGCAGAAATTGTTTTAACTCCAGTAATATTATTTGAAGATTTAACTACTAATTCTTCTTTTTCTTTTGTAACAATTAATGTTTTTTGATCATCAATTTTTAAATTTTTCATTACTAAAACCATTTCTTTTGTTGATGGCTTAGCAAAGTCAAATTTGTCAACGATTACAAGATTATTTTCTTTAACTTTTAAAGATAAAACTGATCTAAAAGCTAAAGCTCTTACTTTTTTATTAACAGATTTTTTATAGTTAATATCTGGTGTTGGTCCAAATGTAACTCCCCCACCTTTTCATTGTGGAGCTCTAATTGATCCTTGACGAGCACGACCTGTTCCTTTTTGTTTTCAAGGTTTACGTCCTCCTCCAGATACTTCAGCACGGGTTTTAACTTTTTTAGTTCCTTGTCTTAAAGCAGCTTGTTGACTTATTACAGTATCATAAATAGCTTGTTGATGAGGTTCAATTCCCCACACATAATCATTTAAGGCAATTTCTTTAATTTCATTACCTTTAGTGTCTAAAACTTGTAATTTCATTTCTTACCTCAACTATGCTTGAACTGATGCATTTCTATTTAATAATTCAACTGCTTGTTTAGAACTCATACCTTTTACATTTTGCTTAATTTGTACAAAACTATTTTTAGGTCCAGGAATTGATCCTTTGATCAACATAATATTATTAGTTTGATCAATGGCAATAATTTCTAAATTTTGAATAGTTCTTTTTGCATTACCCATGTGCCCTGGCATTTTTTTTGATTTAAAAATACGGTTAATGATTGCTCCCATTGAACCAATTCCTCTATGATATCCTGAACCATGAGCCATTGGTCCTCTTGAGTAATTATGTCTTTTAATTCCTCCAGCAAATCCTTTACCTTTTGAAATTCCTGTAACATCAACGTATTCACCAGAAACAAAGATATCACTAACATTAATAACTTGTCCAATTTCATATCCTTGCATATTTCTGATTTCTTTTACGAAGCGCTTAGGATTTGAATTAGCTTTTTTAAAGTGTCCTAATTCAGGTTTATTTACTAAGTTAACTCTTTTATCAGTAGTACCTAATTGCACAGCAACATAACCATCACTGTCAATAGTTTTAACTTGTAAAACTGTGTTTGGTAGAACTTCAACTACTGTTACTGGAACTAATTGACCAGAATTAGTAAATACTTGAGTCATTTCTACCTTACGACCTAAGATTCCTTTCATTTTATTTCCTCCTAATTGATAATCACGTATATTCTGCTATTTGATATTTTGTTGTTTTTTAAATAAATAGAAGATTATAATTTAATTTCAATATCAACACCACTTGGCAATTGAACTCTTTTTAGAACATCCATTGTTGCTGCAGTTGGATTTAAAATTTCTAATAATCTTTTATGTGTTCTCATTTCAAATTGTTCACGAGAGTCTTTGTATTTATGAACAGCTCTTAAAATGGTAATAACTTGTTTTTCTGTTGGTAGTGGGATTGGTCCTCTAACTTTAGCTCCAGTACCTTCAGCAGCTTGAATGATTTTAGTAATGCTTTGATCAACAATAGCGTGATCATAACCTTTTAACTTAATTCTCATCTTGTTTTCTGCCATACTAACCTCCTAAATTTACTAATTTAATCAACAACCCCTATGGGTGTGTTGTAAAAAAGCACACAAAATATACATGCAATTAATATTCTATACTTTTTTATATAAAAATACTAGATAGACTTCAATTATTTTTTAATTATTTAATAAGCTAAATACTTTAATTACTTTTAATAATCTAAAGACTAAAATTTTAACTAAAAAACAAAAAAATTACATCAATTTGATGTAATTCTAACATTATATATCCTTTAATTTATATTTTTTAATTAACACTAATTAATTATTTTAAACATTTATTAAAAAACTTTAAAACCTGGAGTATCAGCTTTTTTATCTAATAATGCTTTTAGTTCTTGATCTAATTTTAAAATTGAAATTGAAAACCCACCCATTTCAATAGAAGTCATAAAATTTCCAACAAAAGTTTTATAAATCTTAATATCTTTTTGTACTAGTAAATCATTTAAATGATTATTAATAAGAAGTAATTCCATTTCAGGAGTAGCACCCATTCCATTAATCATAACTGCTACTTGTTCATCTTTATTAATTTGTATATCATTTAAAATTTTATCAGTTAAAGTATCTACAATTTGATCTACTGGTTTTAATTTATCCCTATAAACTCCAGGTTCACCATGAATTCCAATTCCAATTTCCATTTCATCTTCATTTAATGAGAAATTAGATTTACCAGCAGCAGGAACAATACATGGAGAAATTGCCATTCCCATAGTTCTAACGTTTTTAATAACTTTTAAAGCTGTATTTTTTACTTCTTGTAAACTAGCTCCCATTTCAGCTTTTGCTCCAGCTATTTTATGAACAAAAACAGTACCAGCTACTCCTCTTCTTCCAGCAGTATATAAACTATCTTCAACAGCTACATCATCATTAACAACTACACTATCAACTTCAATTCCTTCCATACTTGCCATATCTTGAGCCATTTCAAAGTTTAAAATATCTCCAGTATAGTTTTTAATAATTAATAATACTCCTTTATTAGCATTACAACTTTTAATTGCTTGATAAACTTGATCTGGAGTTGGTGAAGTAAATACAGCTCCAGCAACAGCTGCATCTAACATTCCATATCCAACATAACCAGCATGTGCTGGTTCATGACCAGAACCTCCACCACTAACTAAAGCTACTTTATCTTTTTTAATATCATCATTTCTAATAATTACATCAAAACCTTCAACTCTTTTTAATTTATTTGGATAAGCTTTAACTAAACCTTCTAACATTTCATTAACTAATGTTTCGGGACTATTTATTAACTTTTTCATATCTACCTTTCATTTTTGAATTTTGTTTATTAGACTTACTTAAATTATACTATTTAATAAAATTGATATGAATTTTACAAATTTCACATACTGAAATATGTTTTAACTAATTGCACTTTAAAACTACTACTTGATAAGGTTTAATTTGTTTAAAGCTTTTATAATTATTAAAAATAACTTTTAAATTTAAAAATTGATTTAATTTATTAGAACTAATTTTTAAATCAGATAAATTAATAATTACTAAATATTTTTCGTTTAAATAAGTTCTATAAAAACTTAAAACATTAGGGTTCAAATTAATAAATTCAATATCTCCATAACTAAAAGCTAAATGTTTTTTACGTAATCTAATTAGTTTTTGATAAGCTTTAAAAATTGATTGAGACTTTGAATAATCTTTTTTAAAGTTAATATCTAAATAATTATTATTTACATCTATTCAAGGTTTATGAGAAGAAAATCCGGCATATAAACTATCATCTCATTGCATAACAGTTCTTGCATTATCTCTTGATCTATTACTAATAATATTTAAAATTTCTTCTTTTTTTAAACCTTTATTTTTTAAGATCTTATAATAGTTAATTGATTCAACATCTTTTAATTGATTAATATTTGAATAATTATTATTTAACATTCCAAACTCTTCACCTTGATATAAATAAGGCGTACCTTTTAATAACAAAACTACACTAGCTAAACTTGTTGCTGATTGATAATAATAATTTTTATAATCACCAAACCTGCTAATAGCTCTTGGTTGATCATGATTGTTTAAAAAATTAGCACATCAAGCGTTATGTTTATCAAAAACTATTTGTTGAGTTTTAAGAACTTTAACTAATTTTTTTGGATCATATTTATCTAGTTGTCATTTATCATTATTTAAATAATCAACTTTTAAATGATGAAACATAAATACCATATCTAGTTCTTTAGATTCTTTTTTAGTATATAAAATTGCTTGTTTTAATGAAGTTGAAGATAATTCTCCAACTGTTATTACATCATTTTTTAAACTATAAGTTTTACTAGCCATTTCTTTTAGGTATTTATGAACTAGTGGTCTATCAGTATAATATTTTCTACCATCACCAATCAAATCATCTTTAAAAGTTTTTGGTTTTGAAATTAAATTAATAACATCAAATCTTAACCCTTTAACATCTTTATCTAATCAATAATTAATAATTTC
Coding sequences:
- the rpsS gene encoding 30S ribosomal protein S19; amino-acid sequence: MARSLKKGPFVDESLFKKVTAAKDGEVIKTWSRRSTIFPEFIGKTFGVYNGKEFIPVYITEDMVGNKLGEFAPTRKFGGHGDDKGKKK
- the rplD gene encoding 50S ribosomal protein L4; amino-acid sequence: MKLQVLDTKGNEIKEIALNDYVWGIEPHQQAIYDTVISQQAALRQGTKKVKTRAEVSGGGRKPWKQKGTGRARQGSIRAPQWKGGGVTFGPTPDINYKKSVNKKVRALAFRSVLSLKVKENNLVIVDKFDFAKPSTKEMVLVMKNLKIDDQKTLIVTKEKEELVVKSSNNITGVKTISANQLNVFDLLNATKLLITEEAAVAVEEVYA
- the rpmC gene encoding 50S ribosomal protein L29; this encodes MSKSKMLDLRNLSVDELIKTNESKRAELFALKFQAAVGSLEQTHRIKEIKKEIARIELALSEKRLSGENTNKVIKADYNKAVEEAEKAGKEVRAKQRKFLEEQYGQQNQTELNEADIQKAMQAAEQETVEPDTKGETK
- the rplP gene encoding 50S ribosomal protein L16 — encoded protein: MLQPKRTKYRKPHRVSYEGKAKGAKEINFGEFGLMALDGAWIDNHQIEAARIAMTRYMKRDGKIWMRIFPHMAMTKKPAEVRMGSGKGNPEKWVAVVKKGTIMFEIAQVNEQVAREALRLAMHKLPIRCKFVKRGEN
- the rplX gene encoding 50S ribosomal protein L24, with amino-acid sequence MAKSRILKGDVVKVIAGSHKGQIGPITSITKDKQWVSVQGITVKKHVKPTNEDSEGGIKDIPAKLHISNVALQDPKNKDQVTKVGFEIIDGKKVRIARKSKTQIKTAK
- the dhaK gene encoding dihydroxyacetone kinase subunit DhaK, encoding MKKLINSPETLVNEMLEGLVKAYPNKLKRVEGFDVIIRNDDIKKDKVALVSGGGSGHEPAHAGYVGYGMLDAAVAGAVFTSPTPDQVYQAIKSCNANKGVLLIIKNYTGDILNFEMAQDMASMEGIEVDSVVVNDDVAVEDSLYTAGRRGVAGTVFVHKIAGAKAEMGASLQEVKNTALKVIKNVRTMGMAISPCIVPAAGKSNFSLNEDEMEIGIGIHGEPGVYRDKLKPVDQIVDTLTDKILNDIQINKDEQVAVMINGMGATPEMELLLINNHLNDLLVQKDIKIYKTFVGNFMTSIEMGGFSISILKLDQELKALLDKKADTPGFKVF
- the rplN gene encoding 50S ribosomal protein L14; protein product: MIQTLSKLKVADNSGAKEVRVIRNLGGSVRKFSGIGDIIICSVISATPGAIIKKGQVVKAVIVRTTRELRREDGTYIKFSENAAVLIKEDKTPRGTRIFGPIAREIKEAGFAKIASLAPEVL
- the rpsC gene encoding 30S ribosomal protein S3, producing MGQKVSPNVLRLGIVRDWENRWYAEKDQYVKWLDQDIKIRTALFKLLKDAAVSKIDIERTTKDLTLFIKTARPAIVLGQEGKNIEKIVLAVRKTVKNKKLIVNVRVIEIKSPDADATLVARWIGEQISNRASFRTVQKLAIKKALKAGVKGIKTAVSGRLGGVEMARTEGYLEGSVPLSTLRNNIDYALYEAPTTYGQIGVKVWINHGEVFKKERMNNSQIMAKPRTNKGGKR
- a CDS encoding type Z 30S ribosomal protein S14; this translates as MAKKSLKVKQAKHQKFNVRNYTRCNHCGRPHAVLKKFGICRLCFRKFAYEGQIPGIKKASW
- the rplB gene encoding 50S ribosomal protein L2, with translation MAIKKYKSTTNGRRNMTTIDYSAVLTTKNNPEKSLVVSKSSKAGRNNRGLITTRHKGGGHKQKYRIIDFKRNKRDIFGTISTIEYDPNRNAFICLVNYVDGEKRYILFAKGMQVGMKVVASENADIKVGNSAPLKNIPEGTLLHNVELKPGKGGQIARSAGSSVQLLGKDDDGRYVTLRLSSGEVRKVLSECYATIGEVGNEEYNLVNWGKAGRNRWRGIRPTVRGSVMNPNDHPHGGGEGRAPIGRKSPVTPWGKKALGVKTRNTKKTSEKLIVRKRSNKK
- the rpsJ gene encoding 30S ribosomal protein S10, whose protein sequence is MAENKMRIKLKGYDHAIVDQSITKIIQAAEGTGAKVRGPIPLPTEKQVITILRAVHKYKDSREQFEMRTHKRLLEILNPTAATMDVLKRVQLPSGVDIEIKL
- a CDS encoding alpha,alpha-phosphotrehalase; its protein translation is MKKINYKEAIVYEIHPQSFYDTNNDGIGDLQGIIKKLDYLKKLGVNFLWLNPIYLSPKKDNGYDVSDYKKIDPMFGSMTDFNNLVKEAKKRNIYIMMDMIFNHCSTEHEWFKKALINKKYQNRFIFVENKNKLPNNWKSKFGGSAWEYNKTLDKYYLHLFDKTQIDLNWRNKDLRNDIYEIINYWLDKDVKGLRFDVINLISKPKTFKDDLIGDGRKYYTDRPLVHKYLKEMASKTYSLKNDVITVGELSSTSLKQAILYTKKESKELDMVFMFHHLKVDYLNNDKWQLDKYDPKKLVKVLKTQQIVFDKHNAWCANFLNNHDQPRAISRFGDYKNYYYQSATSLASVVLLLKGTPYLYQGEEFGMLNNNYSNINQLKDVESINYYKILKNKGLKKEEILNIISNRSRDNARTVMQWDDSLYAGFSSHKPWIDVNNNYLDINFKKDYSKSQSIFKAYQKLIRLRKKHLAFSYGDIEFINLNPNVLSFYRTYLNEKYLVIINLSDLKISSNKLNQFLNLKVIFNNYKSFKQIKPYQVVVLKCN
- the rplW gene encoding 50S ribosomal protein L23, whose product is MHITEVLKKPVLTEKTFAGHKDNVYTFLVDKKANKVQIKKTFEEIFEVKVESVRTINYDAKEKRLGKYVGKKPSYKKAIITLKEGQKLDVLSDL
- the rpsQ gene encoding 30S ribosomal protein S17 yields the protein MQRNSRRVLIGKVVSDKMDKTITVLVETYKNHPIYKKRVKYSKKYKAHDENQVAQMGDKVEIMETRPLSKTKNFRLVRVIEKATL
- the rplV gene encoding 50S ribosomal protein L22 yields the protein MEAKAKLSMIRISPRKMRLVADTIRNKAVSVAVATLKNLNKDAAEPILKLLNSAVANAVNNNGMEADKLYVKTIFVNEGPTLKRFRPRAHGRAYEIFKRTSHVVIVVSDEK
- the rplE gene encoding 50S ribosomal protein L5, encoding MKSRLEIKYKDQIVPELFKELNYKSIMQVPKIQKIVINMGIGDATTDPKKLDAAISELEKLSGQKPIVTKAKKSLAVFKLREGMAIGAKVTLRGKKMYDFLDKLINVALPRVRDFRGVSKTSFDGFGNFTTGIKEQIIFPEVDYDKVIRLRGMDITIVTSAKTNKEAFALLQKIGMPFEK
- the rplC gene encoding 50S ribosomal protein L3, with translation MKGILGRKVEMTQVFTNSGQLVPVTVVEVLPNTVLQVKTIDSDGYVAVQLGTTDKRVNLVNKPELGHFKKANSNPKRFVKEIRNMQGYEIGQVINVSDIFVSGEYVDVTGISKGKGFAGGIKRHNYSRGPMAHGSGYHRGIGSMGAIINRIFKSKKMPGHMGNAKRTIQNLEIIAIDQTNNIMLIKGSIPGPKNSFVQIKQNVKGMSSKQAVELLNRNASVQA